One genomic segment of Oncorhynchus masou masou isolate Uvic2021 unplaced genomic scaffold, UVic_Omas_1.1 unplaced_scaffold_1714, whole genome shotgun sequence includes these proteins:
- the LOC135532080 gene encoding E3 ubiquitin/ISG15 ligase TRIM25-like isoform X2, which yields MAQQGVLLDQDQFCCSVCLDLLKEPVVIPCGHSYCRSCIEGCWDQDVLKGVYSCPQCRETFTPRPNLRKNNMLAELVEKLRKTGLQAAPPPALCSAGPGDVACDFCTGTRKQKALMSCLACLASYCETHLQPHYEFPGFKKHKLVKATAQLQEKICSHHDKLLEVYCRTDQQCICYLCTMDEHKGHDTVSAAAERTEKQRQLGMSQQKVQQRFQEREKELKELQQAVESFKRSAKSAVEDSDQIFTELIRSIEKRSSEVKVLIRAREKAQVSQAEGLLEQLKQEIAELRKRSTELEQLSNTEDHIHFLQGFIGMGIMC from the exons ATGGCTCAACAGGGAGTTCTGCTGGACCAGgaccagttctgttgttctgtctgtctggatctactGAAGGAGCCGGTGGTTATTCCCTGTGGACACAGTTACTGTAGGAGCTGTATTGAGGGCTGCTGGGATCAGGATGTTCTGAAAGGGGTCTATAGCTGtcctcagtgcagagagaccttcactccaaggcctaatctgaggaaaaataacatgttggctgagctggtggagaaactgaggaagacaggactccaggctgctccccctcctgctctgtgctctgctggacctggagatgtggcGTGTGATTTCTGCACTGGGACCAGAAAGCAGAAAGCCCTCATGTCCTGTCTGGCGTGTCTGGCCTCTTACTGTGAGACTCACCTCCAACCTCACTATGAATTTCCTGGTTTCAAGAAGCACAAGCTGGTCAAAGCCACCGCACAACTACAGGAGAAGATCTGCTCTCATCATGACAAACTGCTGGAGGTTTACTGTCGTACCGATCAGCAGTGTATCTGTTATCTGTGTACAATGGATGAACATAAAGGCCATGATACAGTGTcagctgcagcagagaggactgAGAAACAG AGGCAGCTGGGGATGAGTCAGCAGAAGGTCCAGCAGAgattccaggagagagagaaggagctgaaggagctccaacaggctgtggagtctttcaag cgctCTGCAAAGTCAGCAGTGGAGGACAGTGATCAGATCTTTACTGAGCTGATCCGCTCCATTGAGAAAAGGAGCTCTGAGGTGAAGGTGCTGATCAGAGCCCGAGAGAAGGCTCAAGTGAGTCAAGCTGAAGGACTCCTGGAGCAACTGAAGCAGGAGATAGCTGAGCTGAGGAagagaagcactgagctggagcagctctcaAACACAGAGGATCACATCCATTTCCTCCAG ggctttattggcatgggaatcatgtgttaa